A single Rhopalosiphum padi isolate XX-2018 chromosome 4, ASM2088224v1, whole genome shotgun sequence DNA region contains:
- the LOC132930881 gene encoding elongation factor Tu isoform X1, with product MTIKSLCSLNTTWCRKIFFYNRIYRTNQTTIKLYCTNPKPTCNIGTIGHVDHGKTTLTAAITKVLEKDGLSQFVAYDEIDKAPEEKARGITINIAHVGYETVKRKYAHVDCPGHADFVKNMIIGASQIDCAILVVAATDGSMPQTREHLLLIKQVGVQHVVVFINKCDITENDVIELVELEIRELLTDFGFKGHEVPCIFGSALLALKGDTSKLGEQSIRKLMDVIDNEIPTPKRDFTSPFLLPIDNCLLVPGRGAVVIGTLKRGTVCKNDKVELLGFDEKKTTSVSDIHVFKNSVASAKAGENVGLLLRGLKPKFVRKGMILCPVNTLTLNNHFKATIYFLLRSEGGRSKPITSNYQQQLFSHTWNIFCRIDLDSSVSMVMPGEHSEVKITLLNKMIMDIGQPFTVRENGRTVATGIISEILSNVNISKNNLSKVNAIS from the exons ATGACCATAAAATCACTTTGCTCGTTAAACACTACATGGTgcaggaaaatatttttttataatagaatatacagGACTAACCAAACAACAATCAAATTATACTGTACGAATCCTAAACCAACGTGCAACATTG GTACGATTGGGCATGTTGATCACGGAAAAACTACACTGACAGCAGCTATCACCAAGGTCCTTGAAAAGGATGGTCTATCACAATTTGTAGCTTATGATGAAATCGATAAGGCTCCTGAAGAGAAAGCTAGaggtataactataaatatagcaCATGTCGGTTATGAAACTGTAAAGCGTAAATATGCCCATGTTGACTGCCCCGGCCATGCTGATTTTGTCAAGAACATGATCATTGGAGCATCTCAAATAGACTGTGCTATTTTGGTTGTGGCTGCTACAGATGGTTCAATGCCCCAAACTCGAGAACATTTACTATTGATTAAACAA GTTGGAGTACAGCATGTGGtagtattcattaataaatgtGACATAACAGAAAATGATGTTATTGAACTCGTTGAACTTGAGATACGAGAACTATTAACAGATTTTGGTTTTAAAGGACATGAGGTTCCATGCATTTTTGGCTCAGCACTTCTTGCATTAAAAGGTGACACATCCAAATTAGGAGAACAGTCTATACGAAAGTTAATGGATGTTATTGACAATGAAATACCAACTCCAAAACGTGACTTTACTTCTCCTTTTCTATTGCCTATAGACAATTGTTTACTAGTACCTGGTCGAGGAGCTGTTGTTATAGGCACGTTAAAGAGAGGTACTGTTTGCAAAAATGATAAAGTCGAGTTATTAGGGTTTGATGAAAAGAAAACAACGAGTGTTAGTGATATCCATGTGTTTAAGAATTCAGTAGCAAGTGCCAAAGCTGGAGAAAATGTTGGTTTATTGTTAAGGGGCCTAAAACCAAAATTTGTGCGTAAGGGTATGATATTGTGCCCTGTTAATACTTTGACTCTGAACAATCATTTTAAAgcaacaatttattttcttttacgcTCAGAGGGTGGACGGTCGAAACCAATCACATCCAATTATCAACAACAACTATTTAGTCATACATGGAACATTTTTTGCAG AATTGATCTGGATTCATCAGTATCTATGGTAATGCCTGGAGAACATTCTGAggttaaaattactttattgaataaaatgatcATGGATATTGGACAACCATTTACTGTACGAGAAAATGGAAGAACAGTAGCTACTGGTATAATTAGTgaaattttatcaaatgtaaatatatctaaaaacaatttaagtaaGGTGAATGcaataagttaa
- the LOC132930881 gene encoding putative elongation factor Tu-like protein isoform X2, with the protein MTIKSLCSLNTTWCRKIFFYNRIYRTNQTTIKLYCTNPKPTCNIGTIGHVDHGKTTLTAAITKVLEKDGLSQFVAYDEIDKAPEEKARGITINIAHVGYETVKRKYAHVDCPGHADFVKNMIIGASQIDCAILVVAATDGSMPQTREHLLLIKQVGVQHVVVFINKCDITENDVIELVELEIRELLTDFGFKGHEVPCIFGSALLALKGDTSKLGEQSIRKLMDVIDNEIPTPKRDFTSPFLLPIDNCLLVPGRGAVVIGTLKRGTVCKNDKVELLGFDEKKTTSVSDIHVFKNSVASAKAGENVGLLLRGLKPKFVRKEGGRSKPITSNYQQQLFSHTWNIFCRIDLDSSVSMVMPGEHSEVKITLLNKMIMDIGQPFTVRENGRTVATGIISEILSNVNISKNNLSKVNAIS; encoded by the exons ATGACCATAAAATCACTTTGCTCGTTAAACACTACATGGTgcaggaaaatatttttttataatagaatatacagGACTAACCAAACAACAATCAAATTATACTGTACGAATCCTAAACCAACGTGCAACATTG GTACGATTGGGCATGTTGATCACGGAAAAACTACACTGACAGCAGCTATCACCAAGGTCCTTGAAAAGGATGGTCTATCACAATTTGTAGCTTATGATGAAATCGATAAGGCTCCTGAAGAGAAAGCTAGaggtataactataaatatagcaCATGTCGGTTATGAAACTGTAAAGCGTAAATATGCCCATGTTGACTGCCCCGGCCATGCTGATTTTGTCAAGAACATGATCATTGGAGCATCTCAAATAGACTGTGCTATTTTGGTTGTGGCTGCTACAGATGGTTCAATGCCCCAAACTCGAGAACATTTACTATTGATTAAACAA GTTGGAGTACAGCATGTGGtagtattcattaataaatgtGACATAACAGAAAATGATGTTATTGAACTCGTTGAACTTGAGATACGAGAACTATTAACAGATTTTGGTTTTAAAGGACATGAGGTTCCATGCATTTTTGGCTCAGCACTTCTTGCATTAAAAGGTGACACATCCAAATTAGGAGAACAGTCTATACGAAAGTTAATGGATGTTATTGACAATGAAATACCAACTCCAAAACGTGACTTTACTTCTCCTTTTCTATTGCCTATAGACAATTGTTTACTAGTACCTGGTCGAGGAGCTGTTGTTATAGGCACGTTAAAGAGAGGTACTGTTTGCAAAAATGATAAAGTCGAGTTATTAGGGTTTGATGAAAAGAAAACAACGAGTGTTAGTGATATCCATGTGTTTAAGAATTCAGTAGCAAGTGCCAAAGCTGGAGAAAATGTTGGTTTATTGTTAAGGGGCCTAAAACCAAAATTTGTGCGTAAGG AGGGTGGACGGTCGAAACCAATCACATCCAATTATCAACAACAACTATTTAGTCATACATGGAACATTTTTTGCAG AATTGATCTGGATTCATCAGTATCTATGGTAATGCCTGGAGAACATTCTGAggttaaaattactttattgaataaaatgatcATGGATATTGGACAACCATTTACTGTACGAGAAAATGGAAGAACAGTAGCTACTGGTATAATTAGTgaaattttatcaaatgtaaatatatctaaaaacaatttaagtaaGGTGAATGcaataagttaa
- the LOC132930705 gene encoding multiple inositol polyphosphate phosphatase 1-like, which yields MKFIVIIPLLIIFNCIKCELDKCFHHDDHPFQFFASKTAYSYVSSKQNYTQPNCKTLQLWLLSRHGTRHPGSDTINKISNLNEYKNNLTNNSNLCKEDFEAIKTWIFNLTEKDEDRLNTQGVNDLLSLGSRLQSLYKDIFNQPYNPNIYRVLSSPKERSKDSAFYFLKSAFNVNVTDIPLINSDDIKLNISKFENKHDNKEFKKFRYSTHMQEVVVRVSKILGLDRNLTYNTIKAMYDSCRFERSVNLNSHPAWCAVFSQKDLEVFEYDEDLKYYYLNGYGDSYNERLGCPIVKDLMNNFKYKSQTQLGPKGVFYFGHSSNVFSAIVRLGFARDTSPLLSSNFEDMRNRKWKTSYLSPFASNLMAVLYECHGVKKVTFFINEVPMTVEKYECTLCPWELIENMFDPIISSPSCTFDENSSASSVSRTMNLLFFTYSLNIFFYFNYS from the exons atgaaatttatcgTAATTATACcgctactaataatatttaattgtattaaatgtgaATTAGATAAATGCTTTCACCACGACGATCATCCATTTCAATTCTTTGCTTCAAAAACTGCATATAGTTATGTGTCATCCAAACAAAACTATACTCAACCAA atTGTAAGACATTGCAATTGTGGCTGTTATCCAGACATGGTACGCGACATCCCGGAAGCgatactattaataaaatatcgaatttaaacgagtataaaaataacctaactaataattcaaatttatgcAAAGAAGACTTTGAGGCTATTAAAACATGGATTTTTAATTTGACTGAAAAAGATGAAGACAGACTTAATACTCAAGGTGTTAATGATTTGTTGTCTTTGGGATCAAGACTTCAAAGtttatataaagatatattcAACCAACCATATAATCCCAATATATACCGT GTGTTATCATCGCCTAAAGAAAGATCAAAGGAtagtgcattttattttttaaaatctgcCTTTAATGTGAATGTTACTGACATACCATTAATAAATAGcgatgatataaaattaaac ATatctaaatttgaaaataaacatgATAACAAAGAATTCAAAAAATTTCGATATAGTACACACATGCAAGAAGTAGTTGTCAGAGTATCGAAGATTTTGGGACTGGATCGTAATCTGACATATA atacaaTAAAAGCTATGTATGATTCATGTCGATTTGAAAGATCAGTAAACTTAAATTCTCACCCAGCTTGGTGTGCTGTATTTTCTCAAAAAGATTTAGAA GTTTTTGAGTATGATGaagatttaaagtattattacttaaatggATATGGTGACTCATACAACGAAAGACTTGGTTGTCCGATTGTAAAAGATCTCATGAATAATTTCAA ataTAAATCTCAAACACAACTCGGGCCAAAAGGAGTGTTTTATTTTGGTCATTCATCGAACGTGTTTAGTGCAATTGTTAGATTAGGGTTTGCCAGAGACACTTCACCTCTGCTAAGCTCAAACTTCGAGGATATGCGCAATAGAAAATGGAAAACATCATATTTGAGTCCTTTTGCATCAAATCTGATGGCCGTTCTTTACGAATGCCATGGTGTGAAAAAagtaacattttttatcaaCGAAGTTCCAATGACCGTGGAGAAATATGAATGTACATTATGTCCATGGGAGTTGATCGAAAATATGTTTGATCCAATTATTTCTAGCCCATCCTGCACGTTTGATGAAAACTCGTCAGCTTCCAGTGTATCCAgaacaatgaatttattatttttcacttattcattaaacatatttttttattttaattattcataa